From Deltaproteobacteria bacterium, a single genomic window includes:
- a CDS encoding chromosome partitioning protein has protein sequence MADSILDRRLVIVTGKGGTGKTTVAATLGLAAAAQGRRVLLAEMGPDEHLPGILVRRPGPPVGYEGRELAPGLHVLRIDPYEALAEYLGLQIGLRGIVRRVLRNPAFRQLMEASPGWRELITLGKVWHVEQLRDERGRERFELIVVDAPATGHGLTFLDVPRVVGSAVRAGPLRRHAGWVEAMVRDPERTLLLPVSLAEELPARETAELVTRLREQIGVAVDRVVVNAVTPPPFPPDVPDLDERLAALPAGATLPGAPAPAVLAACAAHLRARHELNRRWTVEIARTTGLPIVPLPRRPRGVRGPEDLEALAGALLAPPDGCAASAAPPGRGSPREPAT, from the coding sequence TTGGCCGATTCGATCCTCGACCGCCGGCTCGTGATCGTCACCGGGAAGGGCGGGACCGGGAAGACCACGGTCGCCGCGACGCTCGGGCTCGCCGCCGCCGCCCAGGGGCGGCGCGTCCTGCTCGCCGAGATGGGCCCCGACGAGCACCTTCCGGGCATCCTGGTACGCCGGCCTGGCCCTCCGGTCGGCTACGAAGGCCGGGAGCTGGCGCCCGGCCTCCACGTGCTCCGCATCGACCCCTACGAGGCGCTCGCCGAGTACCTGGGGCTCCAGATCGGGCTGCGCGGCATCGTGCGGCGCGTGCTGCGCAACCCCGCCTTCCGCCAGCTCATGGAGGCCTCCCCCGGCTGGCGCGAGCTGATCACGCTCGGGAAGGTCTGGCACGTCGAGCAGCTTCGCGACGAGCGCGGTCGCGAGCGCTTCGAGCTGATCGTGGTCGATGCCCCTGCGACCGGTCACGGGCTCACCTTCCTCGACGTCCCGCGCGTGGTCGGCTCGGCCGTACGCGCGGGCCCGCTGCGCCGCCACGCGGGCTGGGTCGAAGCGATGGTCCGGGATCCGGAACGCACGCTCCTCCTGCCGGTTTCGCTGGCCGAGGAGCTGCCGGCTCGCGAGACCGCGGAGCTGGTCACGCGGCTGCGCGAGCAGATCGGCGTTGCGGTCGACCGCGTGGTGGTGAACGCGGTGACGCCCCCGCCCTTCCCGCCCGATGTTCCCGATCTCGACGAGCGGCTGGCGGCCCTGCCCGCCGGTGCCACCCTGCCGGGCGCGCCCGCGCCGGCCGTGCTCGCGGCCTGCGCAGCGCACCTGCGGGCGCGCCACGAGCTGAACCGGCGCTGGACCGTGGAGATCGCGCGCACGACGGGCCTCCCGATCGTCCCGCTCCCGCGCCGGCCACGCGGCGTGCGAGGTCCCGAGGACCTCGAGGCCCTCGCCGGAGCGCTGCTGGCTCCCCCCGACGGCTGCGCCGCGAGCGCCGCCCCGCCCGGACGCGGAAGCCCGCGGGAGCCGGCGACGTGA
- a CDS encoding zinc-ribbon domain-containing protein yields the protein MIVGCERCETRFKLDESRLPARGARVRCSRCKHAFFVTPPGSSPEALVHEVAAAAARAPAESLRGPEPSWDMEENPDATVARRKPPAMAPRPPEEEASDWHFEDEVPGLDPGATRSSSFGPGGAQAPPSLAAAPDPNEDSLATLGDPETWDLLAGEPPPADAPALPPPAPEPVPADIAPATGANEQTAPALPAPGAAVPADTPTAPAPAARTPRPPAAARMTVAPPPLVMPRRIPPAPRGVSAQSLGGWAAAVALAAALAWVSLGPVAAPGSSSSLAPVSGFEVSEAQAHILENAAAGPVLVVSGRLRNPGSSVRPLGAPLAVQLLDARGVPLAVAPGAAGPALPDRRVREEAPEQLVTSRDAAALASTPVAAGGDLAFTAVFAPAPRGAARFALGAGASGP from the coding sequence GTGATCGTCGGCTGCGAACGCTGCGAGACGCGCTTCAAGCTGGACGAGTCGCGCCTGCCCGCGCGCGGCGCCCGGGTGCGCTGCTCGCGCTGCAAGCACGCCTTCTTCGTGACGCCGCCCGGCTCCTCCCCGGAGGCGCTCGTGCACGAGGTCGCGGCGGCTGCCGCCCGCGCGCCCGCCGAGAGCCTCCGCGGTCCCGAGCCGAGCTGGGACATGGAGGAGAATCCCGATGCCACGGTTGCGCGCCGCAAGCCGCCCGCGATGGCGCCCCGCCCGCCCGAGGAGGAGGCGAGCGACTGGCACTTCGAGGACGAGGTGCCCGGCCTCGATCCGGGTGCGACGCGCTCGTCCTCGTTCGGCCCCGGCGGCGCGCAGGCGCCGCCCTCGCTCGCGGCGGCGCCCGACCCCAACGAGGATTCCCTGGCCACGCTCGGCGACCCGGAGACCTGGGATCTGCTCGCCGGGGAGCCGCCGCCGGCCGACGCGCCGGCACTGCCGCCGCCCGCCCCGGAGCCGGTTCCGGCCGATATCGCCCCCGCGACCGGCGCGAACGAGCAGACGGCTCCGGCTCTGCCCGCACCCGGCGCGGCCGTGCCGGCCGACACGCCGACCGCGCCGGCGCCCGCTGCTCGCACGCCGCGCCCTCCGGCAGCCGCCCGCATGACGGTCGCTCCTCCTCCGCTGGTGATGCCGCGCCGCATCCCGCCCGCTCCGCGCGGCGTCTCGGCGCAGAGCCTGGGCGGATGGGCGGCCGCCGTCGCGCTGGCCGCCGCTCTCGCCTGGGTGTCGCTCGGACCGGTTGCGGCGCCGGGGAGCTCGAGCTCGCTGGCCCCGGTGTCGGGCTTCGAGGTGAGCGAGGCGCAGGCGCACATCCTCGAGAACGCGGCCGCAGGCCCCGTCCTCGTCGTGTCCGGGCGGTTGCGGAATCCGGGCTCCTCGGTGCGCCCGCTCGGCGCGCCGCTGGCCGTGCAGCTCCTCGACGCCCGGGGTGTGCCGCTCGCCGTCGCCCCGGGCGCCGCAGGGCCGGCGCTGCCCGACCGGCGCGTGCGCGAAGAGGCGCCAGAGCAGCTCGTCACGTCCCGGGACGCGGCGGCGCTGGCAAGCACACCCGTCGCGGCGGGCGGTGACCTCGCCTTCACCGCCGTCTTCGCTCCCGCGCCACGCGGCGCGGCGCGCTTCGCGCTCGGTGCGGGCGCGAGCGGTCCGTGA
- a CDS encoding twin-arginine translocase TatA/TatE family subunit, translated as MFGLGATELLIILGIIVLLFGARRLPEIGSGLGKAIKNFKTGVSGKDEIDVTPKKEELDERGGSTRPS; from the coding sequence ATGTTCGGACTCGGAGCGACGGAGCTCCTGATCATCCTCGGGATCATCGTGCTGCTGTTCGGCGCGCGACGGCTCCCGGAGATCGGGTCGGGGCTCGGCAAGGCGATCAAGAACTTCAAGACCGGCGTCTCGGGCAAGGACGAGATCGACGTCACGCCCAAGAAGGAAGAGCTGGACGAGCGGGGCGGCTCGACCCGGCCGAGCTAG
- a CDS encoding phosphomannomutase/phosphoglucomutase, with amino-acid sequence MSIFKAYDVRGVYGEELGADDGRRIGRAVARWLGARELAVGRDARPSSPELAGALLDGIRDEGVGVVDLGLVSTPMLYYAVDALGVAGGVMVTASHNPARYNGFKVCRAHAIPVGGDSGLREIERLARADAGPARVPRGGLRRADVRAGYVEHVLSVGGRCSQLRVAIDCGNGMASVGLEPLLARLPLEVERLYFEPDGTFPNHEADPLEPGNLRDLIAAVRRSQSNFGVAFDGDADRAMFVDEAGEPIGADLMTALLARALLRRHPGGRVLHDLRSSRATAEAITEAGGTPEMCRVGHAFIKAQMRESGALFAGELSGHFYFRFSPELLHDDGTAAFVALLDVLAEEGKPLSELVAPLRRYAASGEINRRVRDVPALLAALEADHAGRAEISKLDGLLVRYPDWWFNLRASNTEPLLRLNLEAGDAAAMRRHRDAILARIESFAPPGAGANGER; translated from the coding sequence ATGTCGATCTTCAAGGCCTACGACGTCCGCGGCGTCTACGGGGAGGAGCTCGGCGCCGACGACGGCCGGCGGATCGGCCGGGCGGTCGCGCGCTGGCTGGGCGCGCGGGAGCTGGCGGTCGGGCGCGATGCGCGTCCGAGCTCCCCCGAGCTCGCAGGGGCACTGCTCGACGGGATCCGGGACGAAGGGGTCGGGGTGGTCGACCTCGGGCTCGTGTCGACTCCGATGCTGTACTACGCCGTCGACGCGCTCGGGGTCGCGGGCGGCGTGATGGTCACCGCGTCGCACAACCCGGCCCGCTACAACGGGTTCAAGGTGTGCCGGGCGCATGCGATCCCGGTCGGCGGCGACTCGGGGCTCCGGGAGATCGAGCGGCTCGCGCGAGCCGACGCAGGGCCGGCGCGTGTCCCGCGGGGCGGCCTGCGGCGCGCGGACGTCCGCGCGGGCTACGTCGAGCACGTCCTCTCGGTGGGCGGGCGCTGCTCGCAGCTGCGCGTCGCGATCGACTGCGGCAACGGCATGGCCTCGGTGGGACTCGAGCCGCTGCTCGCCCGCCTGCCGCTCGAGGTCGAGCGGCTCTATTTCGAGCCCGACGGCACCTTCCCGAACCACGAGGCGGATCCGCTCGAGCCCGGGAACCTGCGCGACCTGATCGCTGCCGTCCGGCGCTCACAGTCAAACTTCGGTGTCGCTTTCGACGGGGATGCCGACCGCGCGATGTTCGTCGACGAGGCCGGGGAGCCGATCGGCGCCGACCTGATGACCGCCCTGCTCGCGCGCGCGCTGCTGCGCCGCCACCCGGGCGGCCGCGTGCTCCACGACCTGCGCTCGAGCCGCGCCACGGCCGAGGCGATCACGGAGGCCGGCGGGACGCCGGAGATGTGCCGCGTCGGTCATGCCTTCATCAAGGCCCAGATGCGCGAGAGCGGTGCCCTCTTCGCCGGCGAGCTCTCGGGGCACTTCTACTTCCGCTTCTCGCCAGAGCTCCTGCACGACGACGGCACGGCCGCCTTCGTGGCGCTCCTCGACGTGCTCGCCGAGGAGGGCAAGCCGCTCTCGGAGCTGGTGGCGCCGCTGCGCCGCTACGCCGCGAGCGGCGAGATCAATCGCCGCGTGCGCGACGTTCCCGCCCTGCTGGCGGCCCTCGAGGCCGACCACGCCGGCCGCGCCGAGATCTCGAAGCTCGACGGCCTGCTGGTGCGCTACCCGGACTGGTGGTTCAACCTGCGGGCCTCGAACACCGAGCCCCTGCTGCGTCTCAACCTCGAGGCCGGCGACGCAGCGGCCATGCGGCGACACCGCGACGCGATCCTCGCGCGCATCGAGTCCTTCGCTCCACCCGGCGCAGGCGCGAACGGAGAGCGCTGA
- a CDS encoding acetylxylan esterase has product MSASTESGEPAALAAGSLRLREPLATWITPLPGPWSPLDRRPQQAPADAGGGVRRFRFEYSSRGDRVPGLLLLPAEPAGPYPLVLLQHGAGGSKDSAYLDAARLPWVRRGMAVASIDFPLHGERASAKLGELLLLGLATPGTEDVRARDLLGEFVRQSIHDLGRALDALAPHPEIDAERLAYAAFSLGAILGALYCPLDARLRAAALALGGGGFGPPAFDPARHIARFAGRPLLLLNATRDERIPRAAAEAFHAAAAEPKQLLWFDSGHGDLPGRALKAMWQFLGSALTP; this is encoded by the coding sequence ATGAGCGCTTCCACGGAGAGCGGAGAGCCGGCTGCCCTCGCAGCCGGCTCTCTGCGCTTGCGCGAGCCGCTCGCGACCTGGATCACGCCCCTCCCCGGCCCGTGGAGCCCCCTGGATCGGCGGCCGCAGCAGGCCCCGGCGGACGCAGGTGGCGGCGTGCGGCGCTTCCGCTTCGAGTACTCGAGCCGTGGCGATCGCGTGCCGGGCCTGCTGCTGCTGCCGGCGGAGCCGGCCGGCCCGTACCCGCTGGTGCTGCTCCAGCACGGAGCCGGTGGCTCGAAGGACTCCGCGTACCTCGACGCGGCGCGCCTGCCCTGGGTCCGGCGCGGAATGGCCGTCGCCTCGATCGACTTCCCGCTGCACGGCGAACGGGCGAGCGCAAAGCTCGGCGAGCTCCTGCTGCTCGGCCTCGCGACTCCCGGCACGGAGGACGTGCGCGCCCGCGACCTGCTCGGGGAGTTCGTGCGCCAGTCGATCCACGACCTCGGGCGGGCGCTCGATGCCCTCGCGCCGCATCCCGAGATCGACGCGGAGCGGCTCGCCTACGCGGCATTCAGCCTGGGTGCGATCCTGGGCGCCCTCTACTGCCCGCTGGACGCCCGGCTGCGTGCGGCGGCGCTGGCGCTCGGAGGGGGCGGCTTCGGCCCGCCCGCGTTCGATCCGGCGCGCCACATCGCGCGCTTCGCCGGACGCCCGCTCCTGCTCCTGAACGCGACCCGCGACGAGCGCATCCCGCGCGCCGCCGCCGAGGCGTTCCACGCGGCCGCTGCCGAGCCGAAGCAGCTGCTCTGGTTCGACAGCGGCCACGGCGACCTCCCCGGCCGCGCTCTCAAGGCGATGTGGCAGTTCCTCGGATCGGCCCTGACGCCTTGA
- a CDS encoding RNA polymerase sigma factor — MAGSIAALGTDAGCPVPDEHLVEHVRAGDQRAFETLYDRYFARVHHFVARRLRNRADADETVQEVFVNVFASIDSYRGEAPFGAWLFGLTRRTVASRFKKRSPALVPIGEDDCDRAFQAASREPDPLALYECSERLARLQDAVGRELSAEQRQLFELHHLENRSIQEIAGLLQKSEDAVKSHLYRARRTLLAR, encoded by the coding sequence ATGGCAGGATCGATCGCGGCTCTCGGAACGGACGCCGGCTGTCCCGTTCCGGACGAGCATCTCGTCGAGCACGTTCGCGCCGGCGACCAGCGTGCATTCGAGACGCTCTACGACCGCTACTTCGCGCGCGTCCACCATTTCGTGGCGCGCCGGTTGCGCAACCGCGCCGACGCCGACGAGACCGTCCAGGAGGTCTTCGTCAACGTCTTCGCGTCCATCGACTCCTACCGCGGCGAGGCGCCGTTCGGAGCCTGGCTCTTCGGCCTGACCCGCCGCACCGTCGCGAGCCGCTTCAAGAAGCGCTCGCCGGCGCTGGTGCCGATCGGCGAGGACGACTGCGATCGCGCGTTCCAGGCCGCCTCGCGCGAGCCCGATCCGCTCGCGCTCTACGAGTGCAGCGAGCGGCTCGCGCGCCTGCAGGACGCCGTGGGCAGGGAGCTCAGCGCCGAGCAGCGCCAGCTCTTCGAGCTGCACCACCTCGAGAACCGCTCGATCCAGGAGATCGCGGGGCTCTTGCAGAAGAGCGAGGACGCCGTGAAGTCGCATCTGTACCGGGCGCGCAGGACGTTGCTGGCGCGGTAG
- a CDS encoding AAA family ATPase, which produces MRTIAIVNQKGGCGKTTTTVSLAGCLAADGARVLVADVDPQAHATLALGIDPERVDENLYEVLAEESGPARLAEVIVPAAERLHVAPAGIVLSALEAKLAGERAEARTGRLAQALASVGDRYDYALVDCPPNVGLLTFGALRAAGEAIVPLETSHFAVHGVHKLLETIALLGERLGHVPAARVLPTLYDGRTRFARDTLAGIRSTFGDLCFDTVIRSCVRLREAVRAGVPITRFAPRSNGALDHAALAVEVAAAPASLATASAADTPGALREVVVEYRDARALDVRLAGDFNGWVPDRGVETELREIGGDRVWRKILHVAPGAYEYRYVVDGEWREDPANPDRVPSLLGPPHSRLVVP; this is translated from the coding sequence GTGCGCACGATCGCGATCGTCAACCAGAAGGGCGGCTGCGGGAAGACGACGACGACGGTGAGCCTGGCCGGGTGCCTGGCCGCCGACGGCGCGCGCGTGCTGGTGGCCGACGTCGATCCCCAGGCCCACGCGACGCTGGCCCTCGGCATCGACCCCGAGCGCGTGGACGAGAACCTCTACGAGGTGCTCGCCGAGGAGTCGGGCCCGGCGCGGCTCGCGGAGGTGATCGTGCCGGCCGCGGAGCGCCTGCACGTGGCGCCCGCCGGGATCGTGCTCTCGGCGCTCGAGGCGAAGCTCGCGGGCGAGCGCGCGGAGGCGCGCACCGGACGCCTCGCCCAGGCGCTCGCGAGCGTCGGCGACCGCTACGACTACGCCCTCGTCGACTGCCCGCCCAACGTCGGGCTGCTCACCTTCGGCGCGCTGCGCGCCGCGGGCGAGGCGATCGTGCCGCTCGAGACCAGCCACTTCGCCGTGCACGGCGTGCACAAGCTGCTCGAGACGATCGCCCTGCTCGGCGAGCGCCTGGGCCACGTGCCCGCCGCCCGCGTGCTGCCGACCCTGTACGACGGCCGCACCCGCTTCGCCCGCGACACGCTCGCCGGGATCCGTTCCACCTTCGGCGACCTCTGCTTCGATACCGTGATCCGCAGCTGCGTCCGGCTGCGCGAGGCCGTTCGCGCGGGCGTCCCGATCACGCGCTTCGCGCCTCGGTCGAACGGCGCGCTCGATCACGCAGCGCTCGCGGTCGAGGTGGCCGCGGCGCCGGCATCGCTCGCGACGGCCAGCGCGGCCGACACGCCCGGGGCGCTGCGCGAGGTCGTCGTCGAGTACCGCGACGCGCGCGCCCTCGACGTGCGCCTCGCCGGCGACTTCAACGGCTGGGTGCCCGATCGGGGTGTCGAGACCGAGCTGCGCGAGATCGGCGGTGATCGCGTCTGGCGCAAGATCCTGCACGTGGCGCCCGGTGCCTACGAGTACCGGTACGTCGTCGACGGGGAGTGGCGCGAGGATCCCGCCAACCCGGATCGCGTGCCTTCGCTGCTCGGTCCGCCCCATTCGCGCCTGGTGGTGCCCTGA
- a CDS encoding zeta toxin family protein has translation MRGILVHSLMARGISFEDAFGAANVTRERLRGRGVVARDALARLVDEVLRETHLLEDVRPPALGPAIRITAPTGSAPFSKGFLSQSLLAAAIEPNDAFDVAREIESTLVLRGIEEIDRRELRRLAFQTLERRFGARTAERYLVWRRFQEPDRPVILLLGGATGAGKTSLALEVSRRLGIHAVLSTDSIRQIMRLVLSPELVPAIHASSYDAHRVVRTAPGEDPVIEGFLAQASIVSVGVRAMLDRAVAENTSMILDGISIVPGLLDLTKYRETAHVIFLVVATLDVAAFRARFEQRARESRRAPHRYLEHMDAILRIQDHFLELAERHDIPIVDNDSADASALSILKHVCETLRKVEGLDAAELL, from the coding sequence ATGCGCGGGATCCTGGTGCACTCGCTGATGGCACGTGGGATCTCGTTCGAGGACGCCTTCGGGGCCGCCAACGTGACGCGCGAGCGGCTGCGCGGGCGTGGCGTGGTGGCGCGCGACGCGCTGGCCCGGCTGGTCGACGAGGTGCTGCGGGAAACCCACCTGCTCGAGGACGTCCGGCCCCCGGCCCTGGGCCCCGCGATCCGCATCACCGCCCCGACCGGCTCGGCGCCGTTCTCGAAGGGCTTCCTCTCGCAGTCGCTCCTGGCCGCGGCGATCGAGCCGAACGACGCCTTCGACGTCGCTCGCGAGATCGAGAGCACGCTGGTGCTGCGCGGGATCGAGGAGATCGACCGGCGCGAGCTGCGGCGGCTCGCCTTCCAGACCCTCGAGCGGCGCTTCGGGGCACGCACCGCCGAGCGCTACCTGGTCTGGCGCCGCTTCCAGGAGCCCGACCGGCCGGTGATCCTGCTGCTCGGGGGGGCCACCGGGGCCGGCAAGACGTCGCTCGCCCTCGAGGTCTCGCGGCGGCTCGGCATCCACGCGGTGCTCTCGACCGATTCGATCCGCCAGATCATGCGGCTGGTGCTCTCGCCGGAGCTGGTGCCGGCGATCCACGCCTCGTCCTACGATGCCCACCGGGTCGTGCGCACGGCGCCCGGCGAGGACCCGGTCATCGAGGGGTTCCTGGCCCAGGCCTCGATCGTGTCGGTGGGCGTGCGCGCGATGCTCGACCGCGCGGTGGCCGAGAACACCAGCATGATCCTCGACGGCATCTCGATCGTGCCGGGCCTTCTCGACCTCACGAAATACCGCGAGACCGCGCACGTGATCTTCCTGGTGGTGGCGACGCTCGACGTGGCGGCCTTCCGCGCGCGCTTCGAGCAGCGCGCGCGCGAGAGCCGGCGCGCCCCGCACCGCTACCTCGAGCACATGGACGCGATCCTGCGCATCCAGGACCACTTCCTCGAGCTGGCCGAACGCCACGACATCCCGATCGTCGACAACGACTCGGCCGACGCGTCGGCGCTCTCGATCCTGAAGCACGTGTGCGAGACGCTGCGCAAGGTGGAAGGGCTCGATGCGGCGGAGCTCCTGTAG
- a CDS encoding sigma 54-interacting transcriptional regulator, whose protein sequence is MPEAPPRVDTLGALRRSGWRSRPLRQELREHLLERLRAGNPLFTGILGYDDTVVPAVENAILCGHDLIFLGERGQAKTRMIRQFVGLLDEWLPVVAGSEIQDDPEAPVSAYARRLVAERGGDTPIAWVHREARYVEKLATPDVSIADLIGDVDPVRVAEGRSLGDERTLHFGLLPRANRGIFCINELPDLTEKVQVGLFNVMQERDVQVKGYRVRLPLDVLVVASANPEDYTSRGRIITPLKDRYAAQIRTHYPPTREIERAVVRQEARLPEAPGIALHVPGFLEDLVAEMTLQARASADVNQSSGVSVRMSIANFETLAANALRRALELGEPEAVPRISDLDALLASTQGKLELEVAGTERSEADLVRELVRRATKSVFDAVVSLEGIAAVTEAFEQGWQVEVSARMPSAEYLDGIEQIPGLREAAAGLAGGDSPARLASAIEFVLEGLHLAHRLNKSESEGRARYALRAAR, encoded by the coding sequence ATGCCGGAGGCTCCGCCTCGGGTCGACACGCTGGGCGCCCTGCGCCGCTCGGGCTGGCGCAGCCGCCCCCTGCGCCAGGAGCTGCGCGAGCACCTGCTCGAGCGCCTGCGCGCCGGGAACCCGCTCTTCACGGGCATCCTCGGCTACGACGACACGGTGGTCCCCGCCGTCGAGAACGCGATCCTGTGCGGCCACGACCTGATCTTCCTCGGTGAGCGGGGCCAGGCCAAGACGCGCATGATCCGCCAGTTCGTCGGGCTGCTCGACGAGTGGCTGCCGGTGGTCGCCGGGAGCGAGATCCAGGACGACCCCGAGGCGCCGGTCTCGGCCTACGCGCGCCGCCTCGTGGCCGAGCGGGGCGGCGACACGCCGATCGCCTGGGTGCACCGCGAGGCGCGCTACGTCGAGAAGCTCGCCACGCCGGACGTCTCGATCGCGGACCTGATCGGCGACGTCGACCCGGTGCGGGTGGCCGAGGGCCGCTCGCTCGGCGACGAGCGGACCCTCCACTTCGGCCTCCTGCCGCGTGCGAACCGCGGGATCTTCTGCATCAACGAGCTGCCCGACCTGACGGAGAAGGTACAGGTCGGTCTGTTCAACGTGATGCAGGAGCGCGACGTGCAGGTGAAGGGCTACCGGGTGCGGCTCCCGCTCGACGTGCTGGTGGTGGCCAGTGCGAACCCCGAGGACTACACGAGCCGCGGGCGCATCATCACCCCGCTCAAGGACCGCTACGCGGCCCAGATCCGGACCCACTATCCGCCCACCCGCGAGATCGAGCGGGCCGTGGTGCGCCAGGAGGCGCGGCTCCCGGAGGCGCCCGGCATCGCGCTGCACGTGCCGGGCTTCCTCGAGGACCTGGTCGCGGAGATGACCCTGCAGGCGCGCGCGAGCGCGGACGTGAACCAGTCCTCGGGCGTCTCGGTGCGCATGTCGATCGCCAACTTCGAGACGCTCGCGGCCAATGCGCTGCGCCGCGCGCTCGAGCTCGGGGAGCCGGAGGCGGTGCCGCGCATCAGCGACCTCGACGCGCTGCTTGCCTCCACGCAGGGCAAGCTCGAGCTCGAGGTCGCGGGCACCGAGCGCTCCGAGGCCGACCTCGTGCGCGAGCTCGTGCGGCGCGCCACCAAGTCCGTGTTCGACGCGGTCGTGTCCCTCGAAGGCATCGCGGCGGTGACCGAGGCCTTCGAGCAGGGCTGGCAGGTGGAGGTGTCGGCGCGCATGCCGTCGGCCGAGTATCTGGACGGGATCGAGCAGATCCCGGGCCTGCGCGAGGCGGCCGCCGGTCTCGCCGGCGGGGACTCGCCCGCGCGCCTGGCGTCGGCGATCGAGTTCGTGCTCGAGGGCCTGCACCTCGCCCACCGGCTCAACAAGAGCGAGAGCGAGGGCCGCGCCCGCTACGCGCTGCGGGCGGCGCGGTGA